The window CCAAAGATAGGCTTGGATATCGTAGCCCAAGCCCAACCTACTAGGCTCAATCCAACTCAGTTTAACCTGATTGAAACTGATAGGATTGAATTGGGCTGGACTAAGTTAGCCCTGATTGACTCCAATAGCCcttatttttgtcatttcaagACTAGGCAAGGTCGGGCTAACCTTGTTTTTTCAACAGAGTGTATGATATTATTATCaacaattatatatttatatatacaaGGTCAAACAGTGCCTGATAGACCTCAATCCAGGTTTAGCCAACCTTACCTTAGGCATGTTATCTCAACCTTAGCCCACTCCAACCCCATTGTGCTCAGGACGGGCCAGAACAAGCTTAGTAGGGTTCGAGCTCAGCTaaccaaacttgcacccctaacaCCATgcatggtttttatttttaatttattttttttcagctGATCCTATTGAGTTATGTTTTTCACTTTCTAGACTTTCCTTTTACCATATATGGATGATGATAAAATGGAAACATATTCACCAGATCTAGGCAAAAAATAATGTCAAGCATGATGGAAgctccttatatatatatatatatatatattataaattgTGTGTAGGTAGAGTAGGGTTCAAAGCCCCAATCCATTATCTATCGATAGCCTAAAGGCCCTAAACCCCCACCCCCCTATACATATTTAAGATCCAAAAGGGCGAGGGACAGTACAATAGAAGGCAGTGCGTGCGTGAAGCTCAATAGggaaccaaaacctaaaccttcTCGGATTCTCCACCGAGAACCTCACCACTCATTTGGGCCATTTGTTTCCACTTGGGGTAACGATGAGTGTTTCCTTCCTAGAACTTGAATGGTTTCCACTTTCCACACCTGaggatataaaaaaaatggaagaaaaccaTCGGAGTTGCAGCTTCAACAGGATCCCACCAATCTCTTCATCAAATCTTCCACTTTACCATGGTTTGCGGGGATGAAACACACGCAGATTTGGGGAAtccttttgttttggttttcattGGAGCATTTGTTGTCTCCTTGGGTAGCAGATTTTGGGGGTGGGAGTTTAGTAGTTTCAAGCTAAGCTATGGTTGGAcagaaccaaatcaaatttaGCTTTGTTGTTTGGTGGACTCCACTCAATCATTGttactttgattttttaaaattttaaaaataaaaattaaatgctTTATCTcatatattttctaaaaaaaaaaatctcatatatTTCGGTTTAAGTGTCTAACCAAGGCTTTTAGGTATCGATATTGGATCGGTCGGATCATATTGATATCAGTTGAGAGCCTGAGATCAATACCAATTCTTGACCGATCTTGGATTGATGAGTATCGGATCAAgggaaaatttattattattattttttttttataggaaacATAGGTGTAAAATTGATTGATCCAAGTCGATACAGACAAATCAGGGTCAATATCGATTCCCAAGATTTAAATACTTGGTTTGTCCAATGAtgtcaaaaaaatcaaacttttcTTAGGGGAAAGCTATGCATAAGACAAGAAGCACAAAGTGTCAATGTGGTTATAAAATTGATAGAACCTAAAATGGATGAAACACCAAATAGATGAGGATTAGGAATTACTTAATCAACTACTCCTCTAGAATGGCGGGTGagaggggtgtcaattctaggtCTGCACTGGTAGGCCCAATTGAGCTTGACAAGTTTATGGCCTGACTTAGATTGGCTTGATCCAGACATgtataaacaggtagtacacggtAAAGCCACCTAGCCTGATGGGTGCCTGACACATTTACAAGTCCAACTTGAATTgactcctttaagcccgacccctttaatactatttgtattttttttatttttaatactgtttgtatttagtgctaagattatgtgatatgtacacttgagatggtggtgattgttatctaagtattcttctttttctggcatagtttaattgattcgAACTTAATaaacttgggttatgtaggcatagtttaattgatttgagtttcatgGGTTAAAGATCAAGTACCTTAATAACTTAGCTACTTTGCctatctttggcttaatccattttaactatgggatctttctttgctatgcctttctttgcctcattttaatGGTATTCcccttcaagcacatttaagagaccaattttaagATTGCCCGTTTAAAGCTAAATAGGTCTATAGTTTGGATAAAACCCTGTTTATGACAGCTCGAGGTCGACTGACCTGTCCTAGCTAAGCCCGTTAAGCTATATAGGCATTTGAGGTACAACCTTAGATAAATGCCCAAGCCAGACCAAAACTAGCCCAACCCAATCACTTGACACCTCTAGTTGTTGATACCACTTAAGGCGGATAGATCGTCCAACCACTTTTACTAATGCTGGCAAGAGACTTGGTGTAACCCTTAATGAATTATAAACATGAATTGATGTATGTTAGGTAGATCATgctttttaattaatatttataaAACAAATATTACTTTATGATCATAAATCCGTTGTCGTCCAGCGGTTAGgatatctggctttcacccaGGAGACCCGGGTTCGATTCCCGGCaacggaattttttttttccctattcctatttttttaaaattgatttctacttttggttcATTTAATAATCTATTACAGAACTGGAATTCTTACCCATCAAATGAGAAATCAAAATCCAGCTACatggaaagaagagaaccaTATAACCATCTCCTCAGTTAGCTCTTCCTTCTTCAATGAAGCCTTACTTCCTTTAAGTGCAAACCTGCAAATCGGACAGGTACTGTGACCCAAACTCAACCACCGATCCACACACCCTTTATGGAACATATGAAAACAGGGTAGCCTGCGTGTTTCGCTTCCACTTTCACTTTCGTTTTCTTCTCCCAGTCTCACTAGGCACACGCAGCAacattctccttcttctcctactGACCCTTCTGGTGCAGGTGAGGCATCCACGATCCTCTTAGAGACATCAGATTGGATGATCACCACCCCATTAGACAACTGCTTGGGACGGCGTTGCTGTCTTGGAATACTGACCAAACGAATCAGGAAAGCTAACAAGTTCTTCATGACCATTGCATTTTCTGTAATTCTTCACTCTCTGAACTCTTAATAGAGTctttccagagagagagagagagagagagagagagagtgtgggtTAGTGGGTCTCTTTGCAAAGGTTGAGTTTTGCTTGGTTTAGAAGGGTGGGTGGATTGGAATTTGGAACTTGGAAGAGCCGACGATGACGCGAGTCCAACCATAGCGGTTGCATCTGAACAAGAGTCGTCCTTTCTACTTGAAAGAATAGTATAAACTGTTAGAGgctatcaagaagctcaacCCTTTTGGTTTGTTTGGTAGGTGATCTTTCCTAGTTGTATGGTCCTCATATGTGTATACCTTAAGCAATATATGCTGCTCATTAGGATCGATCTATCACCATGTTAGTAGCTCATTTAAGTAGAATTTGGATTAAACTGCTGTGACCCAATTTGTCCTGAATAATACTGGATAACCTTGGACTGGAATTCTCGAGCCAGTACTTAAAATTTGTATAGAATACTGTTATGTTTGTTTGGAacccatcattgatctcgtatgggggtgtggGGGTAAAGCCCCTAATTGACTGCAACCCGATGGATCAACTTGACTTGAAGGAGGATATATATGTTCTATTGTCTTGTTGTAtaaacaagtgagattttgggGTTTTCGTGTTAAGGTTTCAAGGTGAGAGTTTCTTGTTGCGAGTTTGGATGTTCTTGAAAGATCTCTATTGTAAACTTTCTTCCATTATGGTGAATCACCTTTATGTCATCTTGTGtgaatttgagtttattttattcgtatttgttggtgtttgttcCAACAAATACCAAGCATAAAATGCATAGAAGACCCATAAAAAACTCGTGCTATAATGGAATTGAACAGATGACTGATGAGAAAAGTTCACTACTTAACAGCCACTATCCTCTTTACtttgaaaagaagggaaaatttaGTAAAAGCAGTCTCTTTTCATCCACGGCAAAAGGATTCCATCACTTTATTGCGGTTAGATGGGACTTGATTTTCTTCAGCATAGACGAAGAGAAACTTTCACCTAATTTCTATCTCTTGTCTATCATGGGTCCAggtctctttcccttttttgaaTTCTGATTCGTAGTTTTTATATAGAAATCCTTGATTAATGATAGAACAAGATCCATTTTGCATCATATTTAAGGGATTCCTTGGTTTGGATTGAAAAAATAGTATCACTCAATCATTATCAAATTAACTACTATCTTTTTCCTGCCTATGACAAATTCCATCAGAGTGCCTTCTACTTCTATTAGGCCATGATTTAGATCAGTATCATTATCAACAAATTCATAAGAAGTGATCCAATTTTTTCATCCAACAGAACAACTGAAAAGATGAAGTATCGTTAATTTTTTCATACTCATTCGAAGTTCGAAATACCAGTTGTACCATAATTTATGTCCCCGTGATTAGTGGCCTTGATATTTGTCACCATTTTCCACTGGGTGGATGTGACACAAGATCTCACGGGCCACACCCCTCAATGGTAGAATTTCAGTCTGAACTTGAGTTCAGATTTCCACAATATTACAAGAATAAAACTTCATTGTAGCATAATCTTAGTAGCAGTGTTGTAAACTTGGACCCTTTCAACTCATTTTTGAGGCACTTTCGAACAGAGCATCACACTGTGATATGCTCTTCTATGTTTCCATGTATGCTGCCATGTGGTTTTTGCAGTTACTTCATATGGACTCTATATCTTCACAGATAGCTCAACTAGCAAACATGGTCGCACCAAGGTATAGGATGGATGAATGTTATGTATAGGGTGTCAACTGAGGAACAGAATTGATTAATCTATTTTTCTAGTTTCGGAACCAATTAAGGACTGATTACCAGAGCCATTTAACTGAAGAATACCAAACTGATTATAAATTGGTTCGGATTCGATCTTGGCCAAGGTAGGTTGTCTCCTAATGAAACCAAATCGTTGACACCACTGTTATCTGCTGACCTCCCTCGGGTTGAGGTCGCTGCTGCTTTAGAGAATAGGGGCGAGGAAAAGTCAGCAGTTGCCAAATCTGTCTAAACAACCtgaagaaatttcttttctcaaacAAGTTTTGTTTGGGTAGagggaagaaggaaaggaaccAACAGCACCAAAATACACCTGAGAAATCAAAGCAAAAACCACGCTCATCACATACCAACTTCAACGcaaccaaaaatatcaaaactcCCCAAAATTGCACTTCCATCAGACGAacttttaaatttgataaaatgttGCTGTGAGTGTTCTGAAAATACAGAAGCGCCTAGGCTCCAGCAGTCCAGTTTAATGAACCAAGCATTTGCATCTTGCACCTATTGATGGGATTCAAACACATCTTGATCAGATCTTTATCACCATAGAAAAGTGGACAATGTATATTCATATTTTTGTCCTACAAAATTCAACTGATTAATAAgtgaatttcaaatttcaacagAACTATTATTACAGCTAATCTCTTACTTGGTATCAAGGGCAATCATTACCTTCTCCAAGgctaaaaaaaagaacaaataacCAGAAGAACATGATACCACAGGTTCCCATTCCCTAGTCCACTGCCATCTGAAGCCAGGTAATACCATTTGATGTCACCATGTCAATAATTCACTACAGCTGATCCACCAGATGAACTCACGGGTCTGATCATCTCTGATCCCTGGAATCAAATTAAAACGATGCAAACAAAAGAAGTCCAATTCATGTGGTTTTTCACATATCACCCATCAAATCATCAGCTCAATGAGGCAAAAGTAAGCAATCTTCAGGTAAGTCCAGGTACAGGAAGACAGCCAGTTTCCACTGAATAATGAGAATAGATACGAATTAAAGAATCCACAGCATTCATGTCAAGGGATAGCCTGTCAAGGATAGTCCTGACCCAGAAGGGTAAGAATGATTCTAAGAATGGACTAAATGGGACTCCACAGTATATCACTGGCCGCTACTTACATTTATCAGACAGTCTAGTTCAACTAACCTCTTAAATAATCCAAAGAGATGGGCAATACAGGATTTACTTACACTTTAAATGAATGTTAAATAGGCCACACACCATGCGATTGCCAATTTTGAGGTCCATATGAATAAAGGAAGCTCTACACTCTTCTGCATGGTGACAAAGCATGTTGCAACAACAGGAGAAAGTTTACCATCCACAATGCAACTTGagctcatggtttaaagtatttccgataccgatacgataccttccgatacgtatcttaaatttaatcgactgatacgatacacaccgatacgatacatgaaatttttaaaatccttttgtgtCGATATATATCcgatgatacataccgatatgcaccaatacactatcgatacgtactgatactctatgaaaaatataaaatcgaggtgaaatatacgtttcgatatgtatcgataagtatcggtgagtatttgtatgtatcgttcggtacgtatcgatgagtatcggtatgtaccgatacggtGTGCTACGGTCAAATAATGGCctagatgggtattttttcagaaaacacgattttttgagggtttttcttccaaagttgctaccagccatatttctctctaactaaagtggaaatcaaggttgagaacaaggattttacatttatgggacaactgcaaaccttgaattcttagtgtgataccctcaatttagtgtttatgcataatacatgttatcaatagcattttttaacaaatttttatataaaagtgtttagaaaggtgtttcatatccatttatatgcgtatcttagtgtatctccgatacgatacaataccctctgatatgtatcttaatctTGAttgaccgatacgacgaccgataccgatactttaatccttgagctAAGTTCTTTTCATTGTTATCCTACAATATTACCTTCAGGGAACCGAGATGAAACAAGTCAACCTGCACCAACAAAGAAAGGAACACTAGATCCTACTTTCAAACCTAACGGCATCATGCTTTGTCAAGGACTTACAGAACAAAGTCATGTATGAATGGCTTTAATTGCTTCACAGGCCAGCCAAAAGATGtgatagaaaaagaaatgaaaaaaattgcaGGGCAGAGCAGCTATGCAGTCCCACCTTcagaaatgtttaaaatttaTGTAGACTACAAAAGGTAATATGTGAAATATTAGCTTCTTAGAGAGCACATCATAATGAAGGCATCTAAACATCATGGAAATCTGAATTTAGAATTTGAAGTAAAGAAAGATAAGTTGTTTGAGGAAAAGATAGTATAGCATTGATGCATAATCTTCACTGGTAGCCGACACAGCATGGAATCATTTCGACATATAAGTCCGACCATATTGCTCTCCAGCAAATGTTGTTCGAAAGTGTTCCAAAATTTTTCGATGGATGTAAATGTTAGTGAAGAATTTTGAATTAGTGCTTCCATTGCTTAAATAAGAAAAACTGAAGTTGAATCAACAAAGAGGTACATATATAATTCCAAAGTTTCCTCACTTCCCCCCCATGTGTATTACACAAAATTGTTTGAGAGCTCTAAAGGCTCCATGATCGTTATTTCATTCACTGAAACCAGAAAATCAAAATCTCTCATAACATAAATTAAAATGGGATAACAATATTTCCtcctacaaaaagagaggaaatgaagTTATCGTGAACTCTCTGTGAATGGAATTCTGTCTTTACACCATTTACTATTTAAATGATTCACTTAGGGTTACCCCCTCGATAACCATCTTCATTGTTCGACACAGAAGAATCAGCAACATCATCAGGTGCAGATAAGTCGCCAGTCTCAAGCAACTTTCCATCCTTCGGTACCAGGCAAGGGATTCCATCAACAATCTACAACAGAAGAGAACAGCAaacatattgaatttaatgaagGAACAAGAATAGCTAGCTTACGACAAATGAAGTTGAAAGAAGCGAGGAAAAACAAGAAGGCCAGGATCCACCTAGTTTCCAAGTTACAGAGTGGGGGCACATTTAAGCATCTCACTGAAGACATCGAGCCCAGGACTCACAAGGGAACAACTAAGTAACCATTTGGTTGAATCAAAAAGATGATTTTTGCAAAATCTCGAGGATACTTGAACAGGACTAAGATACTGGAAATGAAGATGGACAACAACAAGGTGGAATGCCATATTCATCATTAGAAGGTAAAAAGACTAGCCAAACATGTTGTACTTATTTGGGTACAAAATTCTGAATTTAAAGCAGGCACCATATTCTGATattatcaaatttaaaaaactGAAAATGGGAAATGGAGGAAGAACTCACTGGATAAGAAACTCCAAGAGCGTCACTGATTAGGGAATTCGATTCCTCGCACACTCTGAACATGCAGAACAAACACAAAAACATGAATTTTCTCTCTAGTGTtttaatatggaaaaaaaaaatagaggaaaattCTTACCTCAAGGGTTGCTTAGAAAGTGGGCAGACAAGAATCTCTGATAAAGTCTTGCTGATGATGGTGCAGGCATCCTTAAGAAAGGCTCTACTTGCTTTCACCATTTCATCTGTTTAAGCTTTTCAGTTTCACTGTTGACTTCACCGTCTTCTCCTCCTTGTGACAAGTTTCTCCGGTTGGGACCCTATGTATGGGAGTACCAGGGAAGTGGAAGCTCTTGCCTGTGGAAATAAAGATCCCTGCGCAATGCCGCTCAAATTTCAGACCCTagttcaatcaaatacccccaAGCTGCTGTCCCatatttccatatatatatatatatatatatatccacacatgtatatatatatatatccacacATGTTTACTGGTATTCTAATAAGCGGTGCTGAGTTTTAAATTGATTTGATTCAACCCAGATTTGATAGCTTTTAACATCACGCCAAGTGACTGCCTGTACCTATACATGAGATACTGTGTATTGTTGTGTTCTTCATGTTC is drawn from Macadamia integrifolia cultivar HAES 741 chromosome 7, SCU_Mint_v3, whole genome shotgun sequence and contains these coding sequences:
- the LOC122083553 gene encoding UPF0434 protein Aave_2563, producing MVKASRAFLKDACTIISKTLSEILVCPLSKQPLRVCEESNSLISDALGVSYPIVDGIPCLVPKDGKLLETGDLSAPDDVADSSVSNNEDGYRGGNPK